In one Nocardioides sp. NBC_00368 genomic region, the following are encoded:
- a CDS encoding methylenetetrahydrofolate reductase has protein sequence MDLQQRINDRAGEILLFAVTPPRVTTDPERVQQIAEVTLERIRPLDVDGLILYDIDDESDRNPEERPFPFVRTLDPAEFLERNLTGLDVPAVVYRATGKYDEPTLRDWVKTQDPARALSVFVGASSGEKRVATSLRRAQEIRREINPDLLLGAVAIPERHTAKGNEHLRLIAKQEAGCSYFVSQVVYDVNAAKNLVSDYRYECETRGLQPVPIVFTFSVCGSMKTLEFLRWLGVDVPRWIENELRHATDTLDASLEQAEATAIELMSFCRQLGVPFGINIESVSIRKVEIEASVRLAERLRGKLER, from the coding sequence GTGGATCTGCAGCAGCGCATCAATGACCGGGCCGGCGAGATTCTCCTTTTCGCCGTCACTCCGCCGAGGGTGACGACAGACCCCGAGAGAGTGCAGCAGATCGCGGAGGTCACGCTCGAGCGGATCCGGCCGCTCGATGTCGACGGGCTGATCCTCTACGACATCGACGACGAGTCCGACCGCAATCCCGAGGAGCGGCCGTTCCCGTTCGTACGCACCCTCGACCCCGCCGAGTTCCTCGAGCGCAACCTGACCGGTCTCGACGTACCGGCCGTCGTCTACCGGGCCACCGGGAAGTACGACGAGCCGACGCTGCGCGACTGGGTCAAGACCCAGGACCCGGCCAGGGCGCTGTCGGTCTTCGTCGGCGCCTCCTCGGGCGAGAAGCGCGTCGCCACCAGTCTTCGCCGAGCCCAGGAGATCCGCAGGGAGATCAACCCCGACCTGCTTCTCGGCGCCGTCGCGATCCCCGAGCGACACACGGCCAAGGGAAACGAGCACCTGCGTCTGATCGCGAAGCAGGAGGCGGGCTGCTCCTACTTCGTGAGCCAGGTCGTCTACGACGTCAACGCCGCCAAGAACCTCGTCTCCGACTACCGCTACGAGTGTGAGACCCGCGGCCTGCAGCCGGTGCCGATCGTGTTCACCTTCTCCGTGTGCGGCTCGATGAAGACCCTGGAGTTCCTCCGCTGGCTCGGCGTCGACGTCCCGCGCTGGATCGAGAACGAGCTGCGCCACGCCACCGACACCCTCGACGCCTCGCTCGAGCAGGCCGAGGCCACCGCGATCGAGCTGATGTCCTTCTGCCGCCAGCTCGGCGTACCGTTCGGCATCAACATCGAGTCCGTCTCGATCCGCAAGGTCGAGATCGAGGCCTCCGTACGTCTCGCCGAACGGCTCCGGGGCAAGCTCGAGCGCTGA
- a CDS encoding alpha/beta fold hydrolase: MTTITTQTTTSADGTTIAYDVVGTGPALVLVDGAMCYRDFGPSKELADALSDRFTVYRYDRRGRGESNIAKPAAAGTMEAVEQEVADLGAVIEAAGGHAHLLGLSSGAFLALEGARAGLPIDKIVAYEAPLILDDTHRPNDADLAQQVEKLVEKGKRAAAVELFMRVVGMPLVAVKIMRLTPAFKKLTPVAHTLVYDLGMCVPFQQGVPLPGGYFKNVSVPVLSAAGSKSPAYMTNAQQAIAKAVPDGRYVVLDGQDHMVKASALAPVATEFFTV, from the coding sequence ATGACCACGATCACCACCCAGACCACCACCTCCGCCGACGGCACCACGATCGCCTATGACGTCGTCGGCACCGGCCCGGCGCTCGTCCTGGTCGACGGAGCGATGTGCTACCGCGACTTCGGGCCCTCCAAGGAGCTGGCCGATGCGCTCTCCGACCGGTTCACCGTCTACCGCTACGACCGCCGCGGCCGCGGTGAGAGCAACATCGCCAAGCCCGCTGCCGCCGGCACCATGGAGGCGGTCGAGCAGGAGGTCGCCGACCTCGGCGCGGTGATCGAGGCCGCCGGCGGCCACGCCCACCTGCTGGGCCTGAGCTCCGGCGCCTTCCTCGCGCTCGAGGGCGCGCGGGCCGGACTGCCGATCGACAAGATCGTCGCCTACGAGGCTCCCCTCATCCTCGACGACACCCACCGTCCCAACGACGCCGACCTGGCGCAGCAGGTCGAGAAGCTGGTCGAGAAGGGCAAGCGGGCCGCTGCGGTCGAGCTCTTCATGCGTGTGGTCGGCATGCCACTGGTCGCGGTCAAGATCATGCGGCTGACCCCGGCCTTCAAGAAGCTCACCCCGGTCGCGCACACGCTGGTCTACGACCTGGGCATGTGCGTGCCGTTTCAGCAGGGCGTCCCACTGCCGGGTGGCTACTTCAAGAACGTGTCCGTGCCCGTGCTGTCGGCGGCCGGCAGCAAGAGCCCGGCCTACATGACCAACGCCCAGCAGGCCATCGCCAAGGCCGTTCCGGACGGCCGCTACGTCGTCCTCGACGGGCAGGACCACATGGTCAAGGCGTCGGCGCTGGCTCCGGTGGCGACGGAGTTCTTCACCGTCTGA
- the kynB gene encoding arylformamidase, translating to MAQLWDISPPVHVDSPVFPGDHATEVGWTFRIGPGCPVNVAEISVSAHVGAHADAPLHFTDGGTPAGEMALEPFLGPCRVIDVSGVRPLVTVDHVDVTDLPPRVLFRTYATQPTTWDDDFCALDPALIELLAANGVRLVGTDAASLDPSTSKDLPAHFATHRHDVRILENLLLDEVPAGDYELIALPLKLTTADAAPVRAVLRAITTQEGAE from the coding sequence ATGGCGCAACTGTGGGACATCTCACCACCCGTTCACGTCGACTCGCCGGTCTTCCCCGGCGATCACGCGACCGAGGTCGGCTGGACGTTCCGGATCGGTCCCGGTTGCCCGGTCAACGTCGCCGAAATCTCGGTGTCGGCGCACGTCGGGGCGCACGCGGACGCGCCGCTGCACTTCACCGACGGCGGCACCCCGGCCGGTGAGATGGCGCTGGAGCCGTTCCTCGGCCCGTGCCGGGTGATCGACGTGTCCGGCGTGCGCCCGCTGGTCACCGTCGATCACGTCGACGTCACCGACCTGCCGCCGCGCGTGCTGTTCCGGACGTACGCCACCCAGCCGACGACCTGGGACGACGACTTCTGCGCGTTGGACCCGGCGTTGATCGAGCTGCTGGCCGCGAACGGGGTCCGGCTGGTCGGCACCGACGCGGCCAGCCTGGACCCGTCCACCTCCAAGGACCTGCCGGCCCATTTCGCGACCCACCGTCACGACGTACGCATCCTGGAGAACCTGCTGCTCGACGAGGTGCCCGCGGGCGACTACGAGCTGATCGCACTCCCCCTCAAGCTCACCACCGCCGATGCCGCGCCCGTGCGGGCCGTGCTCCGCGCGATCACCACCCAGGAAGGTGCCGAATGA
- the ku gene encoding non-homologous end joining protein Ku produces MRAIWKGAVSFGLVSVPVKLYSATESHDVSFRQVHKADGGRIRYQRICSIDGEEVPYSEIAKGYETEDGEMVVLTDDDFANLPTTSSREIAVEKFVPSDQIDPMLFEKSYYLEPENTGIKPYALLRQALLEADRVALVTVALRQRTTVAALRVRPTDNGDVIVLQTMMWPDEIRVPDFKVEAGEVKDSEIKMANMLVETLAGDFHPEEFSDDYASAVEEMVKAKIEGGEVERTPTSTKTSGEVVDLLAALQRSVAAAKKSRGEEVPEEAEEKKTKKSKAS; encoded by the coding sequence ATGCGTGCGATCTGGAAGGGCGCTGTCTCGTTCGGGCTGGTCAGCGTGCCTGTGAAGCTCTATTCGGCGACGGAGTCCCACGACGTCTCGTTCCGTCAGGTGCACAAGGCCGACGGCGGCCGGATCCGCTACCAGCGGATCTGCTCCATCGACGGCGAAGAGGTGCCCTACTCCGAGATCGCCAAGGGCTATGAGACCGAGGACGGCGAGATGGTCGTGCTCACCGACGACGACTTCGCCAACCTGCCGACGACGTCCTCGCGCGAGATCGCGGTGGAGAAGTTCGTGCCGAGCGACCAGATCGACCCGATGCTCTTCGAGAAGAGCTACTACCTGGAGCCGGAGAACACCGGGATCAAGCCCTACGCGCTGCTGCGGCAGGCGCTCCTCGAGGCCGACCGGGTCGCCCTGGTGACCGTCGCCCTGCGCCAGCGCACCACGGTCGCGGCGCTGCGGGTGCGGCCGACCGACAACGGCGACGTGATCGTGCTGCAGACCATGATGTGGCCCGACGAGATCCGGGTGCCCGACTTCAAGGTCGAGGCCGGCGAGGTCAAGGACTCCGAGATCAAGATGGCCAACATGCTCGTCGAGACGCTCGCGGGCGACTTCCATCCCGAGGAGTTCTCCGACGACTACGCCAGCGCCGTCGAGGAGATGGTCAAGGCCAAGATCGAGGGCGGCGAGGTCGAGCGCACGCCCACCTCCACCAAGACCTCCGGCGAGGTCGTCGACCTGCTCGCCGCCCTGCAGCGCTCTGTCGCGGCCGCGAAGAAGTCGCGTGGCGAGGAGGTCCCCGAGGAGGCCGAGGAGAAGAAGACGAAGAAGTCGAAGGCGTCCTGA
- the kynU gene encoding kynureninase, with protein MNRDDAVALDQADPLAPLRDLFDLPEGTIYLDGNSLGALPRATAGRVAEVVTQEWGQGLIESWNTASWITLPQRVGDKIARIVGAGQGEVVVADSTSLNVYKVLAAALSIAAADSPDRRIVVSERSNFPTDLYIASSLCRDRGYELVLVDSPSEIEALLDRTAVLMLTEVNYRTGYLHSMASVTALAHEHGVLAVWDLCHSAGAVPVDLRGADADFAIGCGYKFLNGGPGSPAFLWVNPRHVDRFEQPLSGWMGHAAPFEMSPGYRPAEGVSRYLSGTPAVIGISALECGVDTLLAAEPHGGLEALREKSLALTRLFADLVASRLPGFTIESPLDDVHRGSQLSLSIGDDGAYAIVQALIERGVVGDFRAGTPDILRFGVTPLYTRYVDVWDAVDHLVSVMDNDEWRDERFWTRGAVT; from the coding sequence ATGAACCGCGACGACGCTGTCGCTCTCGACCAGGCCGACCCGCTGGCCCCGCTGCGGGACCTCTTCGACCTGCCTGAGGGGACCATCTACCTCGACGGCAACTCGCTCGGGGCGCTCCCCCGCGCCACCGCCGGCCGAGTGGCCGAGGTGGTCACCCAGGAGTGGGGGCAGGGGCTGATCGAGTCGTGGAACACCGCCTCCTGGATCACCCTGCCGCAGCGCGTCGGCGACAAGATCGCCCGGATCGTCGGCGCAGGTCAGGGCGAGGTCGTGGTCGCCGACTCGACCTCGCTCAACGTCTACAAGGTGCTCGCCGCGGCGCTCTCGATCGCCGCTGCCGACTCCCCCGATCGCCGGATCGTGGTGAGCGAGCGCAGCAACTTCCCGACCGACCTCTACATCGCCTCCTCGCTGTGCCGCGACCGCGGCTACGAGCTGGTGCTGGTCGATTCCCCGTCCGAGATCGAGGCGTTGCTGGACCGGACCGCGGTGCTGATGCTGACCGAGGTCAACTACCGCACCGGCTACCTGCACTCGATGGCGTCGGTCACCGCGCTGGCGCACGAGCACGGCGTGCTCGCGGTCTGGGACCTGTGCCACTCGGCCGGTGCCGTGCCGGTCGACCTTCGCGGAGCCGACGCCGACTTCGCGATCGGCTGCGGCTACAAGTTCCTCAACGGCGGACCCGGCTCGCCCGCGTTCCTGTGGGTCAACCCGCGCCACGTCGACCGCTTCGAGCAGCCGCTGTCGGGCTGGATGGGCCATGCGGCGCCCTTCGAGATGTCGCCGGGCTACCGGCCGGCCGAAGGGGTCTCACGCTATCTGTCCGGCACCCCGGCCGTGATCGGCATCTCCGCCCTGGAGTGCGGCGTCGACACGCTGCTCGCCGCCGAGCCACACGGCGGTCTCGAGGCGCTGCGGGAGAAGTCGCTCGCGCTGACCCGGCTCTTCGCCGACCTCGTCGCGTCCCGGCTGCCCGGGTTCACGATCGAGTCACCGCTGGATGATGTGCACCGCGGCAGCCAGCTGTCGCTGAGCATCGGCGACGACGGGGCGTACGCGATCGTGCAGGCGCTCATCGAACGCGGCGTCGTCGGCGACTTCCGAGCAGGAACGCCGGACATCCTGCGCTTCGGCGTCACCCCGCTCTACACCCGCTACGTCGACGTCTGGGATGCCGTCGACCACCTGGTCTCGGTGATGGACAACGACGAATGGCGCGACGAGCGCTTCTGGACCCGAGGAGCAGTGACATGA
- a CDS encoding ATP-dependent DNA ligase, whose protein sequence is MHSMLRPMLATPGSHVPPGEEWVHEVKWDGIRLIGESEQGRTQTRLTTRNDNDATPAWPEIAMGPERDIVVDGEVIALNEAGLPDFRVLMDRMHNRDVRRAARFAERIPATYMVFDLLRLDGRLLIDEPWTERRKVLEAVHAEGDLGSWQVPATYDDGHMLHEVTKAQGLEGIVSKRRGSRYRPGERSKDWVKLAHRYRASLVVGGWRPEVGTEGGTERLGALLVGQPTPDGLIYRGRVGSGITGKRAQRLGQLLRQSDRNPFAGPDVDPDGGVPSVDARGTHWVEPLLVVEVETHGTAVAAASYKGRLRQPSFIGIREDIEPEDL, encoded by the coding sequence ATGCACTCGATGCTGCGTCCGATGCTGGCCACGCCCGGCAGCCACGTGCCTCCGGGGGAGGAGTGGGTCCACGAGGTCAAGTGGGACGGCATCCGGCTCATCGGAGAGTCCGAGCAAGGACGTACGCAGACCCGGCTGACCACGCGCAACGACAACGACGCCACCCCCGCCTGGCCCGAGATCGCGATGGGGCCCGAGCGCGACATCGTCGTCGACGGCGAGGTGATCGCGCTCAACGAGGCCGGGCTCCCCGACTTCCGGGTGCTGATGGACCGGATGCACAACCGTGACGTCCGCCGGGCGGCGCGGTTCGCGGAGCGGATCCCGGCGACGTACATGGTCTTCGATCTTCTCCGTCTCGACGGACGGCTGCTCATCGACGAGCCGTGGACCGAGCGCCGCAAGGTGCTCGAGGCGGTCCACGCCGAGGGAGACCTGGGCTCGTGGCAGGTGCCGGCGACCTACGACGACGGCCACATGCTCCACGAGGTGACGAAGGCGCAGGGGCTGGAGGGGATCGTGTCCAAGCGGCGCGGGAGCCGCTACCGGCCCGGCGAGCGGAGCAAGGACTGGGTGAAGCTGGCCCATCGCTACCGGGCCTCGCTCGTCGTCGGCGGCTGGCGACCCGAGGTCGGCACCGAGGGCGGCACCGAGCGTCTCGGCGCCCTGCTCGTCGGACAGCCGACGCCGGACGGGCTGATCTACCGCGGGCGGGTCGGCAGCGGCATCACCGGCAAGCGGGCGCAGCGACTCGGGCAGCTGCTCCGCCAGAGCGACCGGAACCCCTTCGCCGGGCCCGACGTCGACCCCGACGGGGGAGTGCCGTCCGTGGATGCGCGCGGTACGCACTGGGTCGAGCCGCTCCTCGTCGTCGAGGTGGAGACCCACGGCACCGCGGTGGCGGCAGCCAGCTACAAGGGCCGGCTGCGGCAGCCGAGCTTCATCGGCATCCGCGAGGACATCGAGCCGGAGGATCTGTGA
- the ligD gene encoding non-homologous end-joining DNA ligase, which produces MVEREEVRVEVDGRVLTLASLSKVLYPRTGMTKGEVLNYYAQIAPVLLPQLEDRAVTRIRWPHGVGDMSFFEKNAPAGTPSWVRTVTVPTTGSRAADHKEGTLTFPILDSLAALTWAANLSALELHVHQWTVGADGTPAGANRIVIDLDPGEPAGLQECCEVALLVREALGARDLAATPVLSGSKGVHLYAALPEPVEPDVATALAKEIAEDLQKTHPRKVTATMTKSRRSGKVFLDWSQNSGSKTTICPYSLRGKQIPTVAAPITWDEVAEGAEDPLGIDQLGPNDVITRLSERGDLFTSPTGL; this is translated from the coding sequence ATGGTCGAACGAGAAGAGGTACGCGTCGAGGTCGACGGCCGCGTCCTGACCCTGGCCAGCCTGAGCAAGGTGCTCTACCCGCGCACCGGCATGACGAAGGGGGAGGTGCTCAACTACTACGCCCAGATCGCGCCGGTGCTCCTGCCCCAGCTCGAGGATCGCGCGGTGACGAGGATCCGCTGGCCGCACGGCGTCGGGGACATGTCGTTCTTCGAGAAGAACGCCCCGGCCGGCACTCCGAGCTGGGTCCGCACGGTCACCGTCCCGACCACCGGCTCCCGCGCGGCCGACCACAAGGAAGGCACGCTGACCTTCCCGATCCTCGACAGCCTCGCAGCGCTGACCTGGGCCGCCAACCTCTCCGCGCTGGAGCTGCACGTCCACCAGTGGACCGTCGGTGCCGACGGCACCCCGGCCGGCGCCAACCGGATCGTGATCGACCTCGATCCCGGCGAGCCGGCCGGTCTCCAGGAGTGCTGCGAGGTTGCCCTGCTGGTGCGCGAGGCGCTCGGCGCCCGTGACCTCGCCGCGACGCCGGTGCTCAGCGGGAGCAAGGGCGTGCACCTCTACGCTGCGCTGCCCGAGCCCGTGGAGCCGGACGTCGCGACGGCCCTGGCCAAGGAGATCGCCGAGGACCTGCAGAAGACCCACCCGCGCAAGGTGACCGCGACGATGACTAAAAGCCGCAGGTCAGGGAAGGTTTTCCTGGACTGGTCACAGAACTCGGGATCGAAGACGACGATCTGCCCCTACTCGCTGCGGGGCAAGCAGATTCCCACGGTGGCGGCCCCGATCACGTGGGACGAAGTCGCCGAAGGGGCGGAGGATCCGCTCGGTATCGATCAGCTCGGACCTAACGATGTGATCACGCGCTTATCTGAAAGGGGGGATCTCTTCACAAGCCCTACGGGGCTGTAA
- a CDS encoding C40 family peptidase: MSKSVSRPAHRGTARPFRSPNSSIARTIAGSLSGHGKLAGRITLASGIAAGALVAVPAANAAPVSSPTTLESTVETAPVVEAPTLEASATPAAMLTDIQQLERAVEVQQRKAEAARKAAEAKRKAAIAAKEAAEAKKKAEAEAKAFAASQQGKIERAISVASEQIGDPYVWGATGPSAFDCSGLTQYAFSAAGIELPRVSRDQAAALPTIPNDQIQRGDLMFWGSPVYHVGIFLRWENGQAIMLHAPKPGTSVREEAAWDGWFAGSIHQA, from the coding sequence ATGTCCAAGTCCGTATCTCGTCCTGCCCATCGAGGCACCGCGCGCCCGTTCCGGTCGCCGAACAGCTCGATCGCCCGGACGATCGCAGGATCTCTAAGCGGCCACGGCAAGCTCGCCGGCCGCATCACCCTCGCCAGCGGCATCGCCGCCGGTGCCCTGGTGGCGGTCCCCGCTGCCAACGCCGCCCCGGTCTCCTCCCCGACGACCCTCGAGTCGACCGTCGAGACGGCCCCCGTGGTGGAGGCTCCGACCCTGGAGGCCTCGGCCACCCCCGCGGCGATGCTCACCGACATCCAGCAGCTCGAGAGGGCTGTGGAGGTGCAGCAGCGCAAGGCCGAGGCTGCCCGCAAGGCGGCAGAGGCGAAGCGCAAGGCAGCGATCGCGGCCAAGGAGGCCGCGGAGGCGAAGAAGAAGGCCGAGGCGGAGGCCAAGGCCTTCGCCGCGAGCCAGCAGGGCAAGATCGAGCGGGCGATCAGCGTCGCCTCGGAGCAGATCGGCGACCCGTACGTCTGGGGTGCCACCGGTCCGAGCGCGTTCGACTGCTCCGGCCTGACGCAGTACGCCTTCAGCGCCGCCGGCATCGAGCTGCCCCGGGTCTCCCGGGACCAGGCCGCTGCCCTGCCGACGATCCCGAACGACCAGATCCAGCGCGGTGACCTGATGTTCTGGGGCAGCCCGGTCTACCACGTCGGCATCTTCCTGCGCTGGGAGAACGGCCAGGCGATCATGCTGCACGCCCCCAAGCCGGGCACGTCTGTTCGTGAAGAGGCTGCCTGGGACGGCTGGTTCGCCGGCTCGATCCACCAGGCCTGA
- a CDS encoding response regulator transcription factor, whose protein sequence is MSNSVLVVEDQEDIAAPLVRTLQREGYDVTWVDSGKKALELLAPPYEAELVLLDLGLPDMDGLEVCKAARDNGYEGGIMILTARDAEIDLVVGLDAGADDYLAKPFALAVLQARVRALLRRSGPVEPGADDDALRIDVAAHRVYAGEREVTLTGKEFALLAVLAASRDKVVSRDRLMAEVWDENWYGSTKTLDVTVGRLRQKLEAAGVQEKVVAVRGVGFRLEAGE, encoded by the coding sequence ATGTCTAACTCCGTGCTCGTCGTAGAAGACCAAGAGGACATCGCCGCTCCGCTGGTGCGCACGCTCCAGCGAGAGGGTTACGACGTCACCTGGGTCGACTCCGGCAAGAAGGCGCTGGAGCTGCTCGCGCCCCCGTACGAGGCCGAGCTCGTGCTGCTCGACCTGGGCCTTCCCGACATGGACGGCCTCGAGGTCTGCAAGGCCGCACGTGACAACGGCTACGAGGGCGGGATCATGATCCTCACCGCCCGTGACGCCGAGATCGACCTGGTGGTCGGTCTCGACGCCGGCGCCGACGACTACCTGGCCAAGCCGTTCGCGCTGGCCGTCCTGCAGGCCCGGGTCCGCGCGCTCCTGCGCCGCTCGGGCCCGGTCGAGCCCGGTGCCGACGACGACGCCCTGCGCATCGACGTCGCCGCTCACCGGGTCTACGCCGGCGAGCGCGAGGTGACGCTGACCGGCAAGGAGTTCGCGCTCCTGGCCGTGCTGGCCGCCTCCCGCGACAAGGTGGTCTCCCGCGACCGGCTGATGGCCGAGGTGTGGGACGAGAACTGGTACGGCTCGACCAAGACCCTCGACGTCACCGTCGGACGCCTGCGCCAGAAGCTCGAGGCGGCGGGTGTGCAGGAGAAGGTCGTCGCGGTCCGCGGAGTCGGGTTCCGGCTGGAGGCCGGAGAGTAG
- the kynA gene encoding tryptophan 2,3-dioxygenase, which produces MSSTQDLPMDYSDYLHLPEVLGAQHPLSGDHNEMLFIVQHQAMELWMRLALHELTEAQRLLAEDAVRPAFKGLARVSRIMEQLVHAWDVLSTLTPTEYDKFRPYLATGSGFQSWQYRCIEFALGNKAAYTLRVHEGRPHEKDVLAAYGRPSLYDESLRLLARRGFHIPADHLDRDWKQEYAASDAVEAAWGEVYRDPEKHWDLYELGEELTDLETAFRVWRFRHVTTVERIIGFKPGTGGTSGVSYLRKQLDIILFPELWAMRTGL; this is translated from the coding sequence ATGAGCAGCACGCAAGACCTTCCGATGGACTACTCCGACTACCTCCACCTGCCGGAGGTGCTCGGCGCGCAGCACCCGCTCTCGGGCGACCACAACGAGATGCTCTTCATCGTGCAGCACCAGGCGATGGAGCTGTGGATGCGGCTCGCGCTGCACGAGCTCACCGAGGCGCAGCGGCTGCTCGCCGAGGACGCCGTGCGCCCGGCGTTCAAGGGGCTGGCTCGGGTCTCACGGATCATGGAGCAGCTCGTGCACGCCTGGGACGTGCTCTCGACGCTGACCCCGACCGAGTACGACAAGTTCCGCCCCTACCTGGCCACCGGTTCGGGCTTCCAGTCGTGGCAGTACCGCTGCATCGAGTTCGCGCTCGGCAACAAGGCGGCCTACACGCTCCGTGTCCACGAGGGACGGCCACACGAGAAGGATGTGCTGGCTGCGTACGGACGGCCCTCGCTCTACGACGAGTCGCTGCGGCTGCTGGCCAGACGCGGCTTCCACATCCCGGCCGACCATCTCGACCGGGACTGGAAGCAGGAGTACGCCGCCTCCGACGCCGTCGAGGCGGCCTGGGGCGAGGTCTACCGCGACCCCGAGAAGCACTGGGACCTCTACGAGCTCGGCGAGGAGCTCACCGACCTGGAGACCGCGTTCCGGGTCTGGCGGTTCCGGCACGTGACCACCGTCGAGCGGATCATCGGCTTCAAGCCCGGCACCGGCGGGACCTCCGGGGTCTCCTACCTGCGCAAGCAGCTCGACATCATCCTGTTCCCCGAGTTGTGGGCGATGCGTACTGGGCTGTGA
- a CDS encoding RNA polymerase sigma factor, protein MSSTTEDAIVAVWRNESVRLLAGLARMTHDLDLAEDLAQDALVAALEQWPHEGIPRNPGAWLMSIAKRRAIDGFRRDEVLRRKVALLGHELEEGEMPDLAAAVDYIEDDVLRLMFLSCHPVLAPDSRTVLTLRLVGGLTTAEIARAYFAKESAVGQRISRAKRTLTEVGASFELPVGEERAGRLRDVMQTIYLVFNEGYAATSGPSWTRPELCLEGMRLARMLAALVPGDPEAQALQGLLEIQGSRLAARADAEGHPVLLEDQDRTRWDQLLLRRGLAAVDRATALASSGTPGGSYLVQAMIAACHGRARRAEDTDWAEIARLYDLLASGAPGAVIEVNRAVAHGRAFGPDAGLAILAALPEGALAGSHLPAGVRGDLLHRAGRHREAAAAFDEAASLTTNAGERELLENRAVACRSDEVSSDASVSTGSRQARPPLD, encoded by the coding sequence ATGAGCTCGACCACCGAGGACGCGATCGTCGCGGTCTGGCGCAACGAGTCCGTACGCCTCCTCGCCGGTCTGGCGCGGATGACGCACGACCTCGACCTGGCCGAGGACCTCGCCCAGGATGCCCTCGTCGCGGCCCTGGAGCAGTGGCCGCACGAGGGCATCCCTCGCAACCCCGGCGCCTGGTTGATGTCGATCGCGAAGCGACGTGCGATCGACGGGTTCCGCCGCGACGAGGTGCTGCGCCGCAAGGTCGCGCTGCTCGGACACGAACTGGAGGAGGGTGAGATGCCGGACCTGGCCGCCGCGGTCGATTACATCGAGGACGATGTGCTGCGACTGATGTTCCTCTCCTGCCACCCCGTGCTGGCGCCCGACTCGCGCACGGTGCTGACGCTGCGGCTCGTCGGCGGGCTGACAACGGCCGAGATCGCCCGGGCCTACTTCGCCAAGGAGTCAGCCGTCGGGCAGCGGATCTCGCGGGCGAAGCGCACCCTGACCGAGGTCGGAGCGTCGTTCGAGCTCCCGGTGGGCGAGGAGCGGGCGGGACGCCTGCGCGACGTCATGCAGACGATCTACCTGGTCTTCAACGAGGGCTACGCGGCGACGTCGGGGCCGTCGTGGACCCGCCCCGAGCTGTGCCTGGAAGGAATGCGGCTGGCCCGGATGCTGGCCGCGCTCGTTCCGGGCGATCCCGAGGCGCAGGCGCTGCAGGGGCTGCTGGAGATCCAGGGCTCGCGGCTCGCCGCCCGGGCCGACGCGGAAGGTCATCCGGTGCTGCTGGAGGACCAGGACCGGACCCGCTGGGACCAGCTGCTGCTGCGCCGCGGTCTGGCAGCGGTCGACCGTGCCACCGCGCTGGCCTCCTCCGGCACCCCGGGCGGGAGCTATCTGGTGCAGGCGATGATCGCCGCCTGTCACGGCCGCGCCCGGCGAGCCGAGGACACCGACTGGGCCGAGATCGCCCGGCTCTACGATCTCCTCGCCTCCGGTGCCCCAGGGGCGGTCATCGAGGTCAACCGGGCGGTGGCACACGGGCGTGCCTTCGGTCCCGACGCCGGACTCGCGATCCTGGCGGCCCTTCCCGAGGGCGCCCTCGCGGGGTCGCATCTGCCCGCCGGCGTACGTGGGGATCTGCTGCACCGTGCAGGGCGCCATCGCGAGGCCGCGGCGGCGTTCGACGAGGCGGCCTCGCTGACCACCAACGCCGGCGAACGGGAACTTCTCGAAAATCGTGCGGTCGCGTGTCGAAGCGACGAGGTCTCGTCCGACGCGTCAGTATCAACCGGGTCTCGACAGGCTCGACCACCGCTGGACTAG
- a CDS encoding YciI family protein, producing the protein MRYMMFVKMDPNAGPPPAALIEAVEAEIKQQYADGVLLDADGLGPAVEIRLTAGEVTHVDGPFAEAKEVAGGFSLFEVRSQDEAIELGRRMIQLHEELWPGQDVAVEMRPLFGPPTPAE; encoded by the coding sequence ATGCGCTACATGATGTTCGTGAAGATGGACCCGAACGCGGGACCGCCCCCGGCCGCGCTGATCGAGGCGGTGGAGGCCGAGATCAAGCAGCAGTACGCCGACGGCGTCCTGCTCGACGCCGACGGGCTCGGTCCCGCGGTGGAGATCCGGCTGACCGCCGGCGAGGTGACCCACGTCGACGGGCCCTTCGCCGAGGCGAAGGAGGTCGCGGGCGGGTTCTCGCTCTTCGAGGTCCGCTCGCAGGATGAGGCGATCGAGCTCGGGCGCCGGATGATCCAGCTCCACGAGGAGCTCTGGCCAGGACAGGACGTGGCCGTGGAGATGCGGCCGCTGTTCGGTCCGCCGACTCCGGCTGAATGA